AGGAAATATTCGAATTTTTACTGGCTGCTTTACAGACTGGCGAACTAACAGAAAGTCGGCGTAAGCTACCGCATCCGGTGGCATTTCAGACTGCAATATTAGGCATATACAGTAAATTTATTTATAAACTATCACGTGGCGGTGACTTCTTGTTATCCACATATGTGAATACGCTTAATCAACTGGGATTGGATGAAAACCAAATGCAGAAACGAACAGAAAACAATATGGCACGGTTACGGGAGACATGGCATTTGCTGACACAGGACTCCTGTATGAAGGAACCGAGTGTGTTACGTAATTTATTTTCTTATCTACTTTATCACAGCCAGTTCCCGCATGTTTCAAATTTTAATGGAGATGCGAAAGGGCAACATAATGCATTGACGCATTTTAGTTTATTGGTGATGGATTATTTCTATCTACGCACCAATTTATCGGCACTTGCCATTGTGGAAAAACGGATGGCGACGGAAAAAGACGTTCAGTTAATATTCAGTGCCTACTTTTCCATGAAAATGCATGTTACTGGTATCAATGATGATTTATTAGCACTGATGGAACAGTGCCAGATGAGCGATGCATTGGCGTGTATTTGTTTATTAGATAATTGATAGGCATTGGACGGCTAAAATTATATGGCACTGATGGAACGATATCATCATCTTATGGGGTGTCCGCTGGTACTGGCGCAATCCTTCTGACCTTCGTTTATGGAATATGGATGAAATGTAGGTCATGACAACGGGTGTTAAGAAAATTTAAACTAAATTATTCTACTTATGATTAAATTATTTTTTAAAAATGTTATCAAATTCACATAATTATAAATATTAGGGTTTATTCCTATTGTTATTTTTAGCAAAATTCATAACCTTTTAATGCTTTTAAAATATTATAGTTGCATGTATTGCAAAGGAAAAAATAACATCGTGAAAATTAAAACTCTTGTTGCAGTAGCAGTTTCTGCTGTAATTCTGACAGGTTGTAAGAATATTGATCAGGGAATGCTTGCTCACTCCGGCATGCAGCTATTTCAGGCTGCAACGCTAAGTGATTCTGATGTCAAACAGTTATCTGGCCAGGCATGTAAGGATATGGATGCACAAAATAAAATTGCACCGGCATCCAGCCAATACACTAAACGTTTGAACAAAATCGCCAAAGCATTAGGTAACGAAATTAACGGTACGCCGGTTAACTATAAAGTTTATCTGACTAATGATGTGAACGCATGGGCAATGGCTAACGGTTGTGTGCGTGTATACAGCGGCCTGATGAATATGATGAACGATAATGAAGTCGAAGGTGTTCTGGGCCATGAGATGGGTCACGTTGCACTGGGCCACACCCGTAAAGCAATGCAGGTTGCTTATGCTACAGTTGCTGCACGTACCGCAGCCGCATCTGCCGGTGGTGTAGCAGCACAACTGAGCGATTCTCAACTTGCAGCACTGGGTGAAAAACTGATCAACTCGCAGTTCTCACAGCATCAGGAAAGTCAGGCTGATGATTTCTCTTATGATCTGCTGAAAAAACGCAATATTAAAACTGAAGGTTTAGCCACCAGTTTCGAAAAACTGGCCAAACTGGGCAGCAGTGAAACCAGCATGTTTGATTCACACCCACCTTCACAGGAGCGTGCTCAACACGTCCGTGATCGTATCGCAGCAGACAAAAAATAATAAGTGTTGTACAGATGTAGCGGTGTTAATAGCACCGCTTTTTTTGTTTGCTCAGTAAAGCGGGTAATCCCCATCACATTGCCCTGGTGTGGGCGAGTAACATTTTAATTCAAAATACTGAAAATAATTTGTCTGAATAGAAGGAAAAATGTCCCCCCATATAACGTCCAGAAAATATATAAATTTTATCTTATGTTTTGATGATGAAATTAATACACCAGACAAATAAAAAAATCAACATACAAATGCACAAATGTTGATTTTGATGATGAATAAATATGTCATTATTTAATAAGGCATAAACAAAAAACATTAACCAATTGATATAAAAGGAAATAATTAAGTCACGATAAATCTATTTTCAATAGCAAGGCAAAAAACAGAAATATTCACATGATAACTCTATGTGACAAGGATGCTTTCCCAATTCCAAACCGTTCTTCCACTATATCCCCAATGATTATCCAATTATCCAAAATCTCCCTCTTCAATTCTTTAATATAAAACTGCTGCTGTGTTGGATCGAAACATAGTTTTGGATTGTTATTCTGGTAATTACCTCTCTTGATTATTAATAAATCTCCTGCATTATGTTTTCCTGATAAATCATTCTCAAGTAAAACGGCAACAATATTAGGCCCTGTACCAAAATAATAAGTCAGTTTCCTGCCAACAATCAGGTATCCTATCTTACCGTCCAAAAATTCAGAAGTAATACACTCAGATTGCCTAAATAACGGAACAGCGCAAGGATTCATGTTCCCTTCATAAGAAACTATCTCATCCAAACGCTCTTTTTCTGCGATATCAATTGATTCTATTTCACTATATGATATGCCAAAGAAATTGGAGATTTTCTGTATTGTGGAAGGGTGAACGTTTTGAACTCTACCCTCTAAGATATTATAGACTGTTGTACGATTAAGGCCTGTTTGCTCACAGAGCGATACTCTTGTTTCTCCTCTGGAGTCAAGCAAATATTGCAAATTTTTTCTCAGGTGTTCCATTTTTTGTTTCTTATACATACTAACGCCCAGAAAAATATATAACTAGCTAATTTATAATATTTTTTAGACTAATCTCTTTTTATGAGGGCACGAAAGGGTGAAAAACACTCTTGCTATTGAGCAATAAAAATGATAGCAATTTCTCCTTGAGTGTAATTATTTAATAATAATTAAAAATTATTTGATATAGAAAATATTAATTGTGTAAGTTATATTTTAGGAGAAATTGGCAAAAACAGATAACATATAGTATAAAATCAGATAAAAACAGAGGAAATATAACTTGTGCCAGTATTTTAAATTTCGATTTACCAATTACCTTGAAAAATTAACTTTGATGAATATCAAATCAATAAAAGTAAAAACATAAATACAGGCGTCTTTATTTGCAATGAATAAACTAACAATTATTTGAGATAGAGATGAGTTTATCCTATAAAAATAATGAACCCTATTTCAAGGGGCTAATTGCCATGATGGAGCATCTCAGCGAGCCTTGGGGTATTAAGGGTTTGGACTCCAGACATATCTATATGAATAAAGCGGCTTATCTTTACACCAACACACCAGAATACTTTGACATTGAAGGTAAGCTAGACTGTGAATTTCCAACTGATTGGTCTGACGACCAGTTTTCACAAGATCTCAAAGAGCATGACCGGAGAACCGAGGAATCAAAAGATAGAGTTTCCATTATTGAAACACATTACTGGTACGGAAAAAAAAGTTTAGCTCCTTTCATTAGTGAAAAATTTCCCGTGTATAACGATGAAAAAGAGTGCATTGGGATCGTTTGGAATGCTAAGCCACTAAGTAGCTTTTCTCCCTTAAAATACATTAATCGCCACAAACCCAGCGTACTCACCACAGAAGCGAATACAGACCTGTTTACTCGTAGTGAACTGGATATCATCTTCTTCATGCTGCAAAGACGCACAAATAAGGAAATTGCCCAAATATACAACGTTAGCCACAAAACAATAGAAAACAGAGTTTATAACATCTATCAAAAAGCTAATGTCCATTCGCTCCAGCAATTTGAAGCTTTTTGCCGACACCTACAATTAGATAGCTATATACCAGAACGTCTAATTCAAAAAGGCGTTATATTTCTCTAAAAAAATCAATGAAATGACGTTAATACTAAAAATTGAACATTACCCACTAAAGCGAGTACCACAAACACAGCGTGTATCATTGTTAAGCGTGGCTGTCGTTCATATGGGCATGTTAACAGCATTGGATCAATTTATGCTCGGTGCTGTACTCGGTGACTCTATGGCTTTGACCGACGCCTTTATTGCTATTTTCATTGGTAGCCTGATCTTTGGCATTATCACGTTTGGACTCGGTTTTGCGGGAATGCGCGAAGGCTTATCCGGCAGCCTATTGGCTCGGTGGTGTGGTTTTGGTCGCATAGGCTCGGTATTAATTGGGTTCATTGTTGCAATCAGTTTATTAGGC
The sequence above is drawn from the Xenorhabdus ishibashii genome and encodes:
- a CDS encoding M48 family metallopeptidase, which encodes MKIKTLVAVAVSAVILTGCKNIDQGMLAHSGMQLFQAATLSDSDVKQLSGQACKDMDAQNKIAPASSQYTKRLNKIAKALGNEINGTPVNYKVYLTNDVNAWAMANGCVRVYSGLMNMMNDNEVEGVLGHEMGHVALGHTRKAMQVAYATVAARTAAASAGGVAAQLSDSQLAALGEKLINSQFSQHQESQADDFSYDLLKKRNIKTEGLATSFEKLAKLGSSETSMFDSHPPSQERAQHVRDRIAADKK
- a CDS encoding helix-turn-helix domain-containing protein; its protein translation is MYKKQKMEHLRKNLQYLLDSRGETRVSLCEQTGLNRTTVYNILEGRVQNVHPSTIQKISNFFGISYSEIESIDIAEKERLDEIVSYEGNMNPCAVPLFRQSECITSEFLDGKIGYLIVGRKLTYYFGTGPNIVAVLLENDLSGKHNAGDLLIIKRGNYQNNNPKLCFDPTQQQFYIKELKREILDNWIIIGDIVEERFGIGKASLSHRVIM
- a CDS encoding helix-turn-helix transcriptional regulator, with amino-acid sequence MSLSYKNNEPYFKGLIAMMEHLSEPWGIKGLDSRHIYMNKAAYLYTNTPEYFDIEGKLDCEFPTDWSDDQFSQDLKEHDRRTEESKDRVSIIETHYWYGKKSLAPFISEKFPVYNDEKECIGIVWNAKPLSSFSPLKYINRHKPSVLTTEANTDLFTRSELDIIFFMLQRRTNKEIAQIYNVSHKTIENRVYNIYQKANVHSLQQFEAFCRHLQLDSYIPERLIQKGVIFL